CGTGATCTCGTGCACTTCAAGCGCTCGAACGATCCGACGCAAGTCGTTCGCGCCGATAAGGGCGGCATAGTCTGCGTCAACGGCCCGTAATCGTTCGTACAACGCCGCCACGCCGCGCTCGCGCGCTTCCGCGCGCAGGCGGAGGCGAATCTCCTCGTTTTTCGGGGGACCGTCGAACAGGCCTCCGCACAAGGCGCGCAAATAAAGCCCCGATCCGCCGACCACCACCGCGGGCCGTCCCCGCGCATTGAGATCGCGAACCACCTTGCGCGCGAGAATTTCAAAAGCGCCTGCCGAAAAATCCTCGGCGGGATCGAGGAAACCGACGAAATGATGGCGGACAAGGGCTTGTTCTTCCCGTGTCGGCGCGGCCGTTCCGATGGCCATTCCCCGGTAGAACTGCATCGAATCGGCGCTGATTATTTCAGTCCCAAGACGCCGGGCCAAGGCGATGGCGAGCGCGGTCTTGCCCGAGGCCGTCGGACCCGCGATGACGATGGCCTGCGGAAAAGCATAAGGAGTGGCGCCGGCGTGGGGCGACAAAGAAAGGGAATCGAACATGGACGCGCGTTCTTCTTTCATCCTTCATCCCTTTTTTCACTGACGCCGGCGGAAACTCTTTTCCATCTGGATTTGGGTCAGTTCCGTGATGATGGGACGTCCGTGGGGACAGGTATACGGCGGGCGCAGACGGCGGAACCCCTCGAGCAGGCCGCGCCGCTCCTCGGGCGTAAGGCGATCGCCGGCCTTCACGGAACCGCGGCAAGCCTCGACGGCAAGGCGAAGCAGATCCGGCACGAGCGTGTCCTTGTCGAACAGATCGCCCTGTGAAAGTTCGTCGAGCACGCGATAGATGATATCCGGCACGCGGGATTCGTCGTACAGCGTGCACACCGCCGTGACTTGGAAGGTATTGCCGCCGAAGGGTTCGAGTTCGATGCCGAGTTTGGCGAACAACGCGGTATTGGATTCAAGCAGTTTTACATGGGACGGCGGGACATCCACCAGCAGCGGAACCGCCAGTTGTTGCGAGGCATATTCGCGATCCTCGAGATCCGCGCAAAGCATGTCGTAGGTCAGCCGCTCATGAAGGGCGTGCTGATCGATGATTAGGAGGCGATCTTCCTCGGGCACGATAAGATACGTGTCGAAAATCTGCAAGGGGGCCTCGGCAAGCATGCCGACAGGCTCGTAGAACGCCTCCGGCGTCGCGTCTTCGGTGTCCGCCTCCCCGAACATCTCGGACAGTTGCGACTGTACCGGACGCGGCGGCTGCGTTA
This genomic window from Candidatus Hydrogenedentota bacterium contains:
- the miaA gene encoding tRNA (adenosine(37)-N6)-dimethylallyltransferase MiaA, which codes for MKEERASMFDSLSLSPHAGATPYAFPQAIVIAGPTASGKTALAIALARRLGTEIISADSMQFYRGMAIGTAAPTREEQALVRHHFVGFLDPAEDFSAGAFEILARKVVRDLNARGRPAVVVGGSGLYLRALCGGLFDGPPKNEEIRLRLRAEARERGVAALYERLRAVDADYAALIGANDLRRIVRALEVHEITGRPLSALHREHRERREPLDAVWVGIDLPRETLYARIDARVDAMIAQGFAGEVRALLDRGYMPHIERLKCLGYREMAAHLLGEISLDEAVALVKRNTRHYAKRQISWFRRESEIYWISAIGPEQAAVTVINAIEAGQAKPPGARFDGYQEDKDDVRLA